Proteins from a genomic interval of Bradyrhizobium sp. G127:
- a CDS encoding SDR family NAD(P)-dependent oxidoreductase encodes MGRLEGKSVIITGAGSGIGRAASLLFTKEGARLIAVDKTDGVEETVDQVRKAGGTAEAVIADAGSESDVKSYIAKAISAYGKLDAIWANAGIGGGLIPIAEQTPEHWHEVLRVNLIGPFLAVKHSIPHMVKQGHGAIVCTASVAGLKANASGHPYAASKAGVISLVQTTAYSLSGTNVRINAVCPGLIETGMTKPIFDNAKERGTEGKIGQLNPLKRPGQPHELAAMGLFLASDEASYVNGQAFPVDGGLTASMPYAGKPI; translated from the coding sequence ATGGGTCGCCTTGAGGGCAAGTCCGTCATCATCACGGGTGCGGGCAGCGGCATCGGCCGCGCCGCATCGCTGCTGTTCACCAAGGAAGGCGCCAGGCTGATCGCGGTCGACAAGACCGACGGGGTCGAGGAAACCGTCGATCAGGTCCGCAAGGCCGGCGGCACCGCCGAAGCCGTGATCGCGGATGCCGGTTCGGAAAGTGATGTGAAGTCGTATATCGCGAAGGCGATCTCGGCCTACGGCAAGCTCGATGCAATCTGGGCCAACGCCGGTATCGGCGGCGGTTTGATTCCGATTGCCGAACAGACGCCCGAGCACTGGCACGAAGTCCTGCGCGTCAACCTGATCGGACCGTTCCTCGCAGTGAAGCATTCGATTCCGCATATGGTGAAGCAAGGCCATGGCGCGATCGTCTGCACCGCGTCGGTCGCGGGTCTCAAGGCCAATGCCAGCGGCCATCCTTATGCAGCGAGCAAGGCGGGTGTCATCAGCCTGGTGCAGACCACAGCGTATTCTCTTTCGGGTACCAATGTTCGCATCAATGCCGTTTGCCCCGGGTTGATCGAGACCGGCATGACCAAGCCGATTTTCGACAACGCGAAAGAGCGCGGCACCGAAGGAAAGATCGGCCAGCTCAATCCGCTGAAGCGGCCGGGCCAGCCGCACGAACTCGCGGCGATGGGCCTGTTCCTCGCCAGCGACGAAGCATCCTATGTCAATGGGCAGGCATTCCCGGTCGACGGCGGTCTCACCGCGTCGATGCCATACGCCGGCAAGCCGATCTGA
- a CDS encoding phosphotransferase family protein, translating into MGLGVRDDADFSGTMPVEERHRVDEAKLADWMASHVEDYAGPLKVTQFKGGQSNPTYRLDTPKTSYVMRRKPFGKLLPSAHAVDREFKVIAALHAQGFPVARAYALCMDDAVIGAAFYIMSMEEGRVFWNPTLPNLAPAERHAVFTSKIETLAKLHSYNPEKIGLGDFGKPGNYFARQVDRWTKQYVASETDPIPEMNKLMEWLPKTVPQQQRVSVVHGDYRLDNMIFYADKPQVKAVLDWELSTLGDPMADFTYLLMQWVMPGLDGADFKALNIPTMEEAEQIYCKASGISSIPDLNWYFSYNLFRLAGIVQGIAKRIVDGTAANAKAAESAARRIPLAQASWHYAQKAGAS; encoded by the coding sequence ATGGGTCTCGGTGTGAGGGACGACGCTGACTTCTCCGGCACCATGCCGGTGGAGGAGCGCCATCGTGTCGATGAAGCGAAGCTGGCCGACTGGATGGCTTCGCATGTCGAAGACTATGCGGGGCCATTGAAGGTCACGCAGTTCAAGGGCGGTCAGTCGAACCCGACATACCGCCTCGACACGCCCAAGACCTCCTACGTGATGCGGCGTAAGCCGTTCGGCAAACTTCTGCCGTCGGCTCACGCCGTGGATCGCGAGTTCAAGGTGATCGCGGCCCTGCATGCGCAGGGTTTTCCGGTGGCGCGCGCCTATGCGCTCTGCATGGACGATGCCGTGATCGGCGCGGCCTTCTACATCATGTCGATGGAAGAGGGGCGCGTGTTCTGGAATCCGACGCTGCCGAATCTCGCACCTGCGGAGCGGCACGCGGTCTTTACTTCCAAGATCGAAACGCTGGCGAAGCTGCACAGCTACAATCCGGAAAAAATCGGCCTTGGCGATTTCGGCAAGCCGGGAAATTATTTCGCGCGCCAGGTCGATCGCTGGACCAAGCAGTACGTTGCTTCCGAAACCGATCCGATTCCGGAAATGAACAAGCTGATGGAGTGGCTGCCGAAGACGGTTCCGCAGCAGCAGCGCGTGTCTGTCGTGCACGGCGACTATCGTCTCGATAACATGATTTTCTATGCCGACAAGCCGCAGGTAAAGGCGGTGCTCGACTGGGAATTGTCGACGCTGGGCGATCCGATGGCCGACTTCACCTATCTCCTGATGCAATGGGTGATGCCGGGTCTCGACGGCGCCGACTTCAAGGCGCTCAACATCCCGACCATGGAAGAAGCCGAGCAGATCTACTGCAAGGCTTCGGGAATTTCGTCGATTCCCGATCTCAACTGGTACTTCTCCTACAACCTGTTCCGGCTCGCCGGCATCGTGCAGGGCATCGCCAAGCGCATCGTCGATGGCACCGCCGCCAACGCCAAGGCGGCAGAATCCGCGGCGCGCCGCATTCCGCTGGCGCAGGCGTCATGGCACTACGCGCAGAAGGCGGGTGCGAGCTAA
- a CDS encoding acyl-CoA dehydrogenase family protein, with protein sequence MDFTMSQRQTEWRNRVISFMDKHVRPAAPIYKEQDAKGDRWKVIPILEDLKKKARAEGLWNMFMPPNEHEDDEFRGAGLSNLEYALLAEQMGHFYWASEVFNCSAPDTGNMEVFMRYGTKEQKRQWLKPLMNGEIRSAFLMTEPAVASSDATNIETSIKRDGDHYVINGRKWWSSGAGDPRCKITILMGKTDPTAARHQQQSQILVPLDTPGVKIEKMLPVFGFDDAPHGHAQILLENVRVPASNILLGEGRGFEIAQGRLGPGRIHHCMRTIGAAEEALEKMVKRLSSRTAFGKKIIEQSVWEQRIGEARTNIEMTRLLCLKAADMMDKVGNKAAQTEIAMIKVAAPNIALKIIDDAIQAFGAAGVSDEAGLAKSYAGIRTLRLADGPDEVHNRAIARLELRKYSNQ encoded by the coding sequence ATGGATTTCACGATGTCTCAGCGCCAGACCGAATGGCGTAACCGCGTTATCTCGTTCATGGACAAGCATGTCCGCCCGGCCGCTCCGATCTACAAGGAGCAGGACGCCAAGGGAGATCGCTGGAAAGTCATTCCGATTCTTGAAGATTTGAAGAAGAAGGCGCGGGCCGAGGGTCTCTGGAACATGTTCATGCCGCCGAACGAGCATGAAGACGATGAGTTCCGTGGCGCCGGTCTGAGCAATCTTGAATATGCGCTGCTCGCCGAACAGATGGGTCACTTCTATTGGGCCTCCGAGGTGTTCAACTGCTCAGCACCCGATACGGGCAACATGGAAGTGTTCATGCGGTACGGCACCAAGGAGCAGAAGCGCCAGTGGCTGAAGCCGCTGATGAACGGTGAAATCCGCTCCGCGTTCCTGATGACCGAACCGGCAGTGGCGTCGTCCGACGCGACCAACATCGAAACCAGCATCAAGCGTGATGGTGATCATTATGTCATCAACGGCCGCAAGTGGTGGTCGTCCGGTGCCGGCGATCCGCGCTGCAAGATTACTATTCTGATGGGCAAGACCGATCCGACCGCCGCCCGCCATCAGCAGCAGTCGCAGATCCTGGTGCCGCTCGACACGCCCGGTGTCAAGATCGAGAAGATGCTGCCGGTGTTTGGCTTCGACGACGCGCCGCACGGCCATGCGCAAATCCTGCTTGAGAACGTCCGCGTGCCTGCGAGCAACATCCTGCTCGGCGAAGGTCGCGGATTCGAGATCGCGCAGGGCCGCCTTGGTCCCGGCCGCATCCATCACTGCATGCGTACTATCGGCGCAGCCGAGGAGGCGCTCGAAAAGATGGTGAAGCGGCTGTCGTCGCGCACGGCATTCGGCAAGAAAATCATCGAGCAATCGGTGTGGGAACAGCGCATCGGCGAAGCGCGCACCAACATCGAGATGACCCGTCTGCTCTGCCTGAAAGCGGCGGATATGATGGACAAGGTCGGCAACAAGGCCGCGCAAACCGAAATTGCCATGATCAAGGTCGCCGCTCCGAACATTGCGCTCAAAATCATCGACGACGCGATCCAGGCCTTCGGTGCCGCGGGCGTATCCGACGAGGCCGGTCTCGCGAAGTCCTATGCGGGCATCCGCACGCTGCGTCTGGCGGACGGACCTGACGAGGTTCACAACCGGGCCATTGCACGGCTTGAGCTTCGGAAGTATTCCAATCAATAA
- a CDS encoding TetR/AcrR family transcriptional regulator, with amino-acid sequence MSSDQTKTAILTAAEVLWAERSFGEVTMRDIVAAAGVNLAAVNYHFGSKDELLADLFISRTTVLNRERFAELKAAELEGGGRPSVDAILLALVGPPLRWCLSPDLQRSAAARFMTRASVETVPPIKKIVDREFRHLQRFATALRLAMPHRDEVDIYWGLHFALAMIRQTITDSERLKKLSGGLCDLNNTDDIIRRIVAVAKDALTGGASAATPIGVRAAGSRKS; translated from the coding sequence ATGTCGAGCGATCAGACAAAAACCGCCATCCTCACCGCCGCCGAGGTGCTGTGGGCGGAGCGCAGCTTCGGCGAAGTCACAATGCGCGATATCGTTGCCGCCGCCGGTGTCAATCTCGCGGCGGTGAACTACCATTTCGGCTCGAAGGACGAATTGCTGGCGGACCTGTTCATCAGCCGCACCACGGTGCTCAACCGTGAGCGATTTGCCGAACTGAAGGCCGCGGAGTTGGAAGGCGGCGGACGGCCGAGCGTCGACGCGATCCTGCTCGCCCTGGTGGGCCCCCCGCTGCGCTGGTGTCTCAGCCCCGATCTTCAACGCTCGGCGGCTGCCCGCTTCATGACGCGGGCATCGGTTGAAACGGTGCCACCGATCAAGAAGATCGTTGATCGTGAATTCCGCCATCTCCAGCGGTTTGCGACTGCGCTGCGCTTGGCCATGCCCCATCGCGATGAAGTAGATATCTATTGGGGCCTGCATTTCGCGCTGGCGATGATCCGGCAAACCATCACCGATAGCGAGCGGCTGAAGAAACTGTCTGGAGGATTGTGCGATCTCAACAACACCGATGACATCATCCGGCGCATCGTGGCTGTCGCCAAAGACGCTCTGACGGGGGGCGCCAGCGCGGCCACACCCATCGGCGTGCGTGCAGCAGGCTCCCGGAAATCCTGA
- a CDS encoding carbamoyltransferase C-terminal domain-containing protein — protein sequence MPKKHTYVLGLNTYDHDVSACLLRDGEIAYAIAKERITRDKHASGFYKEVIDYCLDAEGIALDDVDLVVRNCYILPVPEMEERLMYQDLPGFLPDYERADAKAHPWFRSNSDKVVTISHHLAHAYSAFAVSPYEDGVIMIVDGVGSYRSDVNEPFPESDAATPLARESESYYKFSGTKLECLKKVWMEPDRGFLSDEFYNMPGLGALYSRASTYVFGDWNKCGELMGLAPYGRHGNVKPLMRIENNKLTVPRWTAELNKPYVADPDQKWESSPSMKHWEDVAWRVQDDTEKVLLARTAWLRETTGAKNLCIAGGVALNCVANGRIAREGSFPNVWIQPAAGDDGIAIGCAYYGWHEILKQPRSFEMMHSYIGRRYSDVDIAKALGKSLVRIQTTQTKSSDIAKETAKLLADQKVIGWFQDRSEFGPRALGNRSLIADPRKPEMKDILNSRVKHRQPFRPFAPIVLYERAKDVFEGEEDSPFMLIAKNVRPEWRDKIPAIVHVDGTARVQTVREDTNPMLYRLLREFDAITGVPVLINTSFNVKGEPIVETPRHAVICFLTTGVDHLILHDTLVSKNAMHAIVGPLVNTYTDVATMVVSNMKTA from the coding sequence ATGCCTAAAAAACATACTTACGTCCTCGGCCTCAACACCTATGACCACGACGTAAGTGCGTGCCTCTTGCGGGATGGCGAGATCGCCTACGCGATCGCAAAAGAACGCATCACCCGCGACAAGCATGCCAGCGGCTTTTACAAGGAAGTCATCGACTATTGTCTGGATGCCGAAGGCATCGCGCTGGACGATGTCGATCTGGTGGTTCGCAATTGCTACATCCTGCCCGTTCCGGAAATGGAAGAGCGGCTGATGTATCAGGACCTGCCGGGCTTCCTGCCAGACTATGAGCGGGCGGACGCAAAGGCGCATCCCTGGTTTCGGTCGAATTCCGACAAGGTCGTGACGATCTCCCACCACCTTGCGCATGCTTACAGCGCGTTCGCCGTTTCCCCCTATGAGGACGGCGTCATCATGATCGTCGATGGCGTCGGCAGCTATCGGTCCGATGTCAACGAACCCTTTCCCGAGTCGGACGCAGCGACACCGCTGGCGCGCGAATCGGAGAGCTATTACAAGTTTTCCGGCACAAAACTCGAATGCCTGAAGAAAGTCTGGATGGAGCCCGATCGCGGCTTCCTGAGCGACGAGTTCTACAACATGCCGGGTCTTGGGGCGCTCTACAGCCGCGCCTCGACCTACGTCTTCGGCGACTGGAACAAGTGCGGCGAGTTGATGGGGCTTGCGCCTTACGGACGGCACGGCAACGTCAAGCCGTTGATGCGGATCGAGAACAACAAACTCACCGTTCCGCGCTGGACCGCCGAACTCAACAAGCCTTACGTGGCGGACCCAGATCAGAAATGGGAAAGCAGCCCTTCCATGAAACACTGGGAGGATGTGGCGTGGCGCGTTCAGGACGACACCGAGAAGGTGCTGCTGGCGCGGACTGCATGGCTGCGGGAAACCACAGGCGCAAAGAATCTCTGCATCGCCGGAGGCGTCGCGCTGAACTGCGTCGCCAACGGACGCATTGCGCGCGAGGGCAGCTTTCCGAACGTCTGGATTCAACCGGCCGCCGGCGACGACGGCATCGCCATCGGCTGCGCCTACTATGGCTGGCATGAAATTCTGAAACAGCCCCGCTCCTTCGAGATGATGCACTCCTATATCGGCCGCCGCTATTCCGACGTGGATATTGCCAAAGCGCTCGGCAAATCCCTGGTTCGCATCCAGACCACGCAGACGAAAAGCAGCGACATCGCCAAGGAGACCGCGAAACTTCTGGCCGACCAGAAGGTGATCGGCTGGTTTCAGGACCGCTCCGAATTCGGACCGCGCGCGCTCGGCAACCGCAGCCTGATCGCAGATCCGCGCAAGCCCGAGATGAAGGACATCCTCAACAGCCGGGTGAAACATCGCCAGCCGTTCCGCCCGTTCGCCCCGATCGTTCTTTACGAGCGCGCGAAGGACGTGTTCGAAGGTGAGGAAGACTCGCCCTTCATGCTGATCGCCAAGAATGTCCGTCCGGAATGGCGCGACAAGATTCCCGCCATCGTTCACGTCGATGGCACGGCGCGCGTACAGACCGTGCGGGAAGATACCAATCCGATGCTTTACCGGCTGCTCAGGGAATTCGACGCCATCACCGGCGTGCCGGTGCTCATCAACACGTCATTCAATGTGAAGGGCGAGCCGATCGTCGAAACGCCGCGCCACGCTGTGATCTGCTTTCTTACCACCGGCGTCGATCATCTGATCCTGCACGACACGCTTGTCTCGAAGAACGCCATGCACGCCATCGTGGGACCGCTCGTGAATACCTACACCGATGTCGCCACGATGGTGGTGTCGAACATGAAGACGGCGTAA
- a CDS encoding DUF4364 family protein has protein sequence MPGTDLADGDISLLCDIAGGLSGPLESSKLDRVIVLIATGLIRRESTGDGSRLRLTEKGQELLAERGVGIHEA, from the coding sequence ATGCCGGGCACGGACCTCGCCGATGGTGATATTTCTCTTCTTTGTGACATAGCAGGCGGTCTCAGCGGGCCGCTGGAGTCGTCGAAGCTCGACCGCGTCATTGTCCTGATCGCAACCGGCCTTATTCGCCGCGAGTCCACCGGGGACGGCAGCAGGCTGAGGTTGACCGAGAAGGGACAGGAATTGCTTGCTGAACGCGGCGTCGGCATCCACGAAGCCTGA
- a CDS encoding DUF3551 domain-containing protein → MRNVLLAVLAMTGMAVLGTGSAEAAPYRYCLVEAFEAGPGTCYYSTYAQCTASASGRRAYCQLNPFYAFAGNQPVVRPRKVRRHHRYH, encoded by the coding sequence ATGCGCAACGTACTTTTGGCGGTACTGGCTATGACTGGGATGGCCGTCCTCGGCACCGGGTCGGCGGAAGCCGCCCCCTATCGTTACTGCCTGGTCGAAGCCTTCGAGGCCGGCCCCGGCACCTGCTACTACAGCACCTATGCCCAGTGCACGGCGAGCGCATCCGGCCGCCGCGCCTATTGCCAACTCAATCCGTTCTATGCCTTCGCCGGCAACCAGCCTGTGGTCAGGCCCCGCAAGGTTCGCCGCCACCATCGGTACCATTAA
- the rlmB gene encoding 23S rRNA (guanosine(2251)-2'-O)-methyltransferase RlmB, which translates to MSDRDRKSRFKGPKTGGRGGDRDRERHGEQPGKHPGKPQGGRPAWRDREARGGGKGHGKGDGPVILYGWHSVTMALANPQRRFRKLFVTENVARRLVDEKIDTRVPPELVHPGDIDRRLGPDAVHQGLLAEADPLPGLHLDELPQDGIVLVLDQITDPHNVGAILRSAAAFGVRAIVTTARHSPEATGVLAKSASGALELVPIVEVANLHRALGEMNEAGFLTVGLDSEGQNDLSAVPLHAPLALVLGAEGKGLRQLTRETCSVVARMDMPGKIKSLNVSNAAALALYIGTSRLGLMG; encoded by the coding sequence ATGAGCGATCGAGACCGGAAATCACGTTTCAAAGGCCCCAAAACGGGTGGACGCGGCGGCGACCGGGACCGGGAGCGCCACGGGGAGCAGCCGGGGAAGCACCCAGGAAAACCGCAGGGTGGCCGCCCCGCCTGGCGCGATCGCGAGGCCAGGGGAGGCGGCAAGGGGCATGGAAAGGGCGATGGCCCGGTCATCCTGTATGGCTGGCACAGCGTCACGATGGCCCTGGCCAATCCGCAACGCCGGTTCCGCAAGTTGTTCGTGACCGAGAATGTCGCCCGGCGGCTCGTGGACGAGAAGATCGACACCCGCGTCCCGCCGGAGCTGGTGCATCCCGGCGATATCGACCGCCGGCTCGGGCCAGATGCGGTGCATCAGGGCCTGCTCGCCGAAGCCGATCCCCTGCCCGGCCTGCATCTCGATGAACTGCCGCAGGATGGCATCGTGCTTGTGCTCGACCAGATCACCGATCCGCACAATGTCGGCGCGATCCTGCGTTCGGCGGCGGCGTTCGGCGTCAGGGCGATCGTCACCACAGCGCGGCACAGTCCGGAAGCAACGGGCGTGCTGGCGAAATCCGCGTCCGGCGCGCTTGAACTCGTGCCGATCGTCGAAGTCGCGAACCTGCACCGCGCGCTGGGTGAGATGAACGAAGCGGGCTTCCTTACGGTTGGTCTCGACAGCGAAGGGCAAAACGATCTCAGCGCCGTTCCATTGCACGCGCCGCTGGCGCTGGTGCTCGGTGCGGAAGGCAAAGGCCTGCGGCAGTTGACGCGCGAAACCTGCAGCGTCGTGGCGCGGATGGACATGCCCGGCAAGATCAAGAGCCTCAACGTGTCGAATGCCGCTGCGCTCGCGCTCTATATCGGCACAAGCCGCCTTGGGCTCATGGGCTGA
- a CDS encoding PRC-barrel domain-containing protein, producing MIAKYMATALLGTALVSGAAFAQTTTTPPASSPPAASASTGVQQNLKGNWRASKLVGLAVYNESNEKLGDISEILVDNSGKINAVVIGVGGFLGVGQHDIAVSFDKLKWVNEPIRSASADRAPAAPGMSPSSTATPSTTTTGAAGSGSASATKDNWYPDHAVMSGTKDQLKALPAFKYSDYN from the coding sequence ATGATTGCGAAATACATGGCAACCGCCTTGCTCGGAACCGCGCTGGTCAGCGGCGCGGCATTTGCGCAGACCACCACCACACCACCGGCTTCGTCGCCGCCGGCTGCATCGGCATCGACGGGCGTTCAGCAAAATCTGAAGGGCAACTGGCGCGCATCGAAACTCGTGGGCCTCGCTGTTTATAACGAGTCCAACGAGAAGCTTGGCGACATCAGCGAAATTCTTGTCGACAACAGCGGCAAGATCAATGCCGTGGTGATCGGTGTCGGCGGCTTCCTCGGCGTCGGCCAGCATGACATCGCCGTGTCCTTCGACAAGTTGAAGTGGGTGAACGAACCGATCCGCTCGGCTTCTGCTGACCGCGCACCGGCCGCGCCGGGAATGTCGCCGTCTTCGACGGCGACCCCCTCCACGACCACGACGGGCGCAGCAGGTAGCGGTTCGGCGAGCGCGACGAAGGACAACTGGTATCCCGACCACGCCGTCATGAGCGGCACCAAGGACCAGTTGAAGGCGCTGCCTGCGTTCAAGTACTCGGATTACAACTAA
- a CDS encoding serine hydrolase produces the protein MTIKSTAKSPAKSLMTEFPPARDKLVTLANWRTQPSSDWSFHNVRRLMPTANIAASKHPAPLENAPAEISNIAFNGIGGGATTLRDALRNTHTQGFVVLRRGRIAAEWYAGGMDARTPHIVFSVSKSICGALGGILADKGLLNPNRPVSDYIPEVLSSVYGGCSVRHLLDMSVGIAFTEDYVDPDGDVARYRRAVGWDVIKPGQSAMQLREFLATQKPDGKEHGHAFHYVSTNTDLLGWVYERAAGRALSDLLSDYLWTPLGAETDAYITLDAEGAMRAAGGICAAPRDLARFGEMIRQRGVANGRQVVPGWWIDDINDNGDPAAWARGEFAEMFPDAAYRSKFYQIDRKRRTLCCIGIHGQWIYIDPVSELVIVRVAAEPIPLEVENYRAWRRGFEAIVQHFS, from the coding sequence ATGACAATCAAATCGACCGCCAAGAGTCCTGCAAAAAGTCTGATGACCGAATTCCCGCCCGCGCGGGACAAGCTGGTGACGCTCGCCAACTGGCGCACCCAGCCTTCAAGCGACTGGAGCTTTCACAACGTCCGCCGTTTGATGCCGACCGCGAACATCGCAGCATCGAAACATCCCGCCCCTCTGGAGAATGCGCCTGCGGAAATCAGCAACATTGCCTTCAACGGCATCGGCGGCGGCGCAACAACGCTGCGTGACGCGCTTCGCAACACCCATACGCAAGGCTTCGTGGTGCTCCGGCGCGGGCGCATTGCTGCCGAATGGTACGCCGGCGGTATGGATGCGCGGACCCCGCACATCGTGTTCTCGGTCAGCAAATCGATCTGCGGCGCGCTCGGCGGAATTCTGGCGGACAAGGGCCTTCTGAATCCCAACCGTCCGGTGAGCGACTATATCCCCGAGGTTTTGTCTTCGGTCTATGGCGGCTGCTCAGTGCGTCACCTGCTCGATATGTCGGTCGGTATCGCGTTCACTGAGGACTATGTCGATCCTGATGGCGACGTCGCGCGCTATCGCCGCGCGGTGGGCTGGGACGTCATCAAGCCCGGCCAGAGCGCGATGCAGTTGCGCGAGTTTCTGGCCACGCAAAAACCGGACGGCAAGGAGCACGGCCACGCATTCCATTACGTCTCGACCAATACCGACCTCCTCGGCTGGGTTTACGAACGCGCCGCAGGCCGGGCCCTCTCCGATCTGCTGAGCGACTATCTCTGGACACCGCTCGGCGCGGAAACCGACGCCTACATCACGCTCGATGCGGAGGGCGCGATGCGCGCCGCGGGCGGCATCTGCGCCGCGCCGCGCGATCTTGCCCGCTTTGGTGAAATGATCCGGCAGCGCGGCGTGGCGAACGGCAGACAGGTGGTGCCGGGCTGGTGGATCGACGACATCAATGACAACGGCGATCCGGCGGCATGGGCGCGCGGGGAATTCGCCGAGATGTTTCCGGATGCTGCCTATCGCAGCAAGTTCTACCAGATCGACCGCAAGCGGCGCACGCTGTGCTGCATCGGCATCCACGGCCAGTGGATCTACATCGATCCGGTCAGCGAACTGGTCATCGTCCGGGTTGCGGCCGAGCCAATTCCGCTCGAAGTCGAGAATTATCGCGCATGGCGACGCGGCTTCGAGGCCATCGTGCAACACTTCTCGTAA
- a CDS encoding TspO/MBR family protein, protein MTLKSAGRLILCLLLCVGIGILGSIVTRPEIPVWYAGLAKPWWTPPPAVFPVAWTILYILIAVSLWRLWDRAAPSPARASAITWFMIQLALNAAWSPVFFGWHGTRTALVTIIALLIAIVMTMIAASRADKPAAWLLTPYLAWIAYATTLNAGVVAMN, encoded by the coding sequence ATGACCTTGAAATCGGCGGGACGCCTTATCCTGTGTCTGCTGCTGTGTGTCGGTATCGGCATTCTCGGATCGATCGTGACGCGACCGGAAATTCCGGTGTGGTATGCCGGGCTGGCCAAGCCATGGTGGACGCCGCCACCGGCGGTCTTTCCGGTCGCCTGGACCATTCTCTATATCTTGATAGCAGTGAGCCTGTGGCGGCTGTGGGATCGCGCAGCGCCGTCCCCTGCGCGTGCATCTGCGATCACATGGTTCATGATTCAGCTTGCGCTGAACGCGGCATGGTCGCCGGTGTTCTTCGGCTGGCACGGCACGCGAACCGCGCTGGTCACTATCATTGCGCTCTTGATCGCCATCGTCATGACAATGATTGCGGCGTCGCGGGCGGACAAACCCGCCGCATGGCTGCTCACGCCATATCTGGCATGGATCGCCTATGCGACCACGCTCAATGCAGGCGTGGTCGCGATGAACTGA